The following coding sequences are from one Biomphalaria glabrata chromosome 8, xgBioGlab47.1, whole genome shotgun sequence window:
- the LOC106067320 gene encoding muscle M-line assembly protein unc-89-like, with protein MPNRLKSQDANTDELQRKQSSVTMESRKFEKRRSEPFIPKSTLPQVQENCTFPTSDLMSRLDKAELRNKESSKADFSSHKKRPIRRHHTIGTIEDMSKDGTKMRMPKKELLYSSSYSPTTEHSFPFKRAIAPVTEVLDVENETNFKEPVPDKSPRPSITYGHRPSKVNFQTVTNKVTKLLNARRAFLPRKSISKEEDFDVNAADKLPKTPRFSSSLSAEAQYALMKGYEDKIADTLTQKYPEFQDLIKRNKTPHHSIAISDKSRSKKKRKPKELQPTERGGDIAESKDSMINTDNEALGKEAYPEHIKSQDSSQAQKEFLQQSSFPKETVDSCLANLRRLSLVFPVLASNKSEKEDNMLDGRAFTTRLAQRSHSLSSTAPSTVPRERQILLSYRLERAMDLVDTMRPVCENTLSPRISGRREAPVVDYNHWADVWATEFETNAVN; from the exons ATGCCGAACAGACTCAAATCTCAAGATGCTAATACCGATGAGTTGCAAAGAAAACAAAGCAGCGTAACCATGGAATCCAGAAAATTCGAGAAACGCCGGTCGGAGCCTTTTATCCCAAAGTCGACTCTCCCCCAAGTGCAAGAAAACTGTACATTCCCAACAAGCGATTTGATGAGTAGGCTAGACAAAGCTGAACTCAGAAATAAGGAGAGTTCTAAAGCGGATTTCTCCTCGCACAAGAAGCGGCCTATAAGACGTCACCACACCATAGGGACGATTGAAGACATGAGTAAAGATGGAACCAAGATGAGAATGCCCAAGAAAGAACTTCTCTACTCTTCTAGCTACAGCCCGACCACGGAACATTCTTTTCCCTTCAAGAGAGCCATCGCCCCAGTAACAGAGGTCTTAGATGTGGAGAATGAAACAAATTTTAAGGAACCTGTTCCAGACAAATCCCCGCGACCATCAATCACCTACGGGCACAGACCTTCTAAGGTCAATTTTCAAACAGTTACCAACAAAGTCACCAAACTTCTAAATGCTAGGAGAGCATTTCTCCCTCGAAAATCTATCAGCAAAGAGGAA GATTTTGATGTAAACGCTGCAGACAAATTACCCAAAACGCCGAGATTCTCATCCTCTTTGTCAGCCGAGGCTCAATACGCCTTAATGAAAGGTTACGAAGATAAAATTGCGGACACCTTGACACAGAAATACCCAGAATTCCAGGATCTTATCAAGAGAAACAAAACCCCACATCACAGCATAGCGATCTCAGACAAAAGTCGGAGCAAGAAGAAACGAAAACCGAAAGAGCTTCAGCCAACAGAACGTGGAGGAGATATTGCTGAAAGTAAAGACAGCATGATAAACACTGACAATGAGGCTCTGGGAAAAGAAGCGTATCCTGAGCATATAAAATCACAAGACTCGTCTCAAGCCCAGAAGGAGTTTCTTCAGCAATCTTCTTTCCCTAAAGAAACAGTTGATTCCTGTTTGGCTAACCTTAGACGATTGTCTTTGGTGTTTCCGGTTCTGGCTTCCAACAAATCTGAGAAAGAAGACAACATGCTAGATGGCCGTGCCTTCACAACCCGCTTGGCGCAAAGATCTCATTCTCTGAGCTCCACCGCCCCGTCCACAGTGCCTCGCGAGAGACAGATCTTACTTTCCTATCGTCTGGAGCGAGCCATGGACCTAGTGGACACAATGAGACCAGTCTGTGAGAACACACTGTCTCCAAGAATTTCTGGACGTCGTGAGGCGCCCGTGGTTGACTACAACCACTGGGCTGATGTGTGGGCCACAGAGTTCGAAACCAATGCAGTCAATTAA